The following are from one region of the Littorina saxatilis isolate snail1 linkage group LG2, US_GU_Lsax_2.0, whole genome shotgun sequence genome:
- the LOC138959961 gene encoding 26S proteasome non-ATPase regulatory subunit 12-like yields the protein MATVEAGGDGRIQKMEVDYSATVDEKIPKCEQLTKQGKLTEALDILLALEKQTRTASDTHSTGKVLMAIVKNCYEANNWDALNENIVVITKKRGQIKQAVTKMIQEAYTYVEKTPNMDVKLKLIDTLRTVTAGKIYVEIERARLTRTLAKIKEDAGKITEAADILQELQVETFGSMEKKEKVDFILEQMRLCLAKKDYIRTQIISKKVSTKFFEDPETKDLKLKFYQLMIELDEHEGSYLESCKHYRAIFDTPQIQENSEKMKEALKCVVLYLALAPYGNDQSDLIHRIKEEKHLEQIPKYRDLLKCFTTPELIQWKMLCQNFETELKTGTATSPPTHVFNPKQENGVKRWTDLKNRVVEHNIRVMAKYYTRVRIKRMSELLDLTDGETEEFLSNLVVSGTVEAKMDRLAGVVQFVQHKDPGDILNDWAANLAQLMSLVNKTNHLINKEEMVHVLH from the exons ATGGCGACCGTAGAAGCAGGCGGCGATGGACGGATTCAGAAAATGGAAGTGGACTACAGTGCCACTGTGGACGAAAAAATTCCAAAGTGTGAACAGCTAACGAAG CAAGGCAAATTGACAGAGGCCTTAGATATTCTGCTGGCGCTTGAAAAGCAGACTCGAACA GCGTCGGACACTCACTCCACAGGGAAGGTCCTGATGGCCATAGTGAAGAACTGCTACGAGGCCAACAACTGGGATGCACTCAACGAGAACATTGTGGTCATCACCAAGAAGAGAGGACAGATCAAACAG GCGGTGACGAAGATGATCCAGGAGGCGTATACGTACGTGGAGAAAACGCCCAACATGGACGTCAAGCTGAAACTGATCGACACTCTTCGCACTGTCACTGCTGGCAAG ATTTACGTTGAAATTGAGCGGGCAAGGCTGACACGGACGCTTGCGAAGATCAAGGAGGATGCTGGGAAAATCACTGAGGCTGCTGACATTCTGCAGGAATTACAG GTGGAGACGTTTGGGTCgatggagaagaaggagaaggtgGACTTTATCCTGGAGCAGATGCGACTGTGTCTGGCCAAGAAGGACTACATCCGCACGCAGATTATCAGCAAGAAAGTCAGCACCAAGTTCTTTGAGGACCCAGAGACCAAG GACCTCAAGTTGAAGTTTTACCAACTGATGATCGAGCTGGACGAACATGAAGGATCTTACCTAGAGAGCTGCAAACACTATCGCGCAATCTTCGACACGCCACAAATACAGGAGAACAGTGAGAAGATGAAAGAG GCCTTGAAGTGTGTGGTGCTGTACCTGGCGTTAGCACCATACGGTAACGATCAGTCTGACCTCATCCACAGAATCAAGGAAGAAAAGCACCTGGAACAGATACCCAAATACAG AGATCTGTTGAAGTGTTTCACCACCCCCGAGCTGATCCAGTGGAAGATGCTGTGCCAGAACTTTGAGACGGAGCTGAAGACGGGCACGGCCACCAGCCCCCCAACTCACGTCTTCAACCCCAAGCAGGAGAACGGCGTCAAGCGCTGGACCGACCTCAAGAACAGAGTCGTCGAACAT AATATCCGTGTCATGGCCAAGTACTACACCAGAGTTCGCATCAAGAGAATGTCGGAGCTGTTGGATCTCACTGATGGG GAGACAGAGGAGTTCCTGTCCAACCTGGTGGTGAGCGGCACGGTGGAGGCCAAGATGGACCGCCTGGCGGGCGTGGTGCAGTTCGTGCAGCACAAGGACCCCGGCGACATCCTCAACGACTGGGCTGCCAACCTGGCCCAGCTCATGTCCCTCGTCAACAAGACAAACCACCTCATCAACAAGGAGGAGATGGTCCACGTCCTGCATTGA